Within Burkholderia sp., the genomic segment TGGCGTAAAGTCCATCTCGCGCTCAACGCAAATACGGGTAGTGCATGCCGCGCTAATGACGAATCAGAATGTGGCTGACGGTGACACTCTGGCCCAGTTGCTCGACCAGATTCCACGCGAAGAACAAAGCGATGTCATTGTCGGTGACGGTGCCTACGACACCAAGCCATGCCATGCGGCCATTGCTGCACGCAGTGCTATTCCTTCGATTCCGCAACGCGAGGGTGGTGCCGCTCATTGGCCAGCGGATATGCCCGGTGCGGCGTGGCGTAATAGCTCGGTTGATGCAATTGCCCGTGACGGTAGTTGAAAATGGAAGCAACACAGTGGCTACCACCGGCGATCGTTTGCCGAGAATGCGATGTATCTCTGTTCAAGACCCTCACCGGCAACTGTCCCTGGGCGCGTCACATCCACTCGCAGGCGACCGAGGTCTCCGTTCGCGTCGGCGTCATCAACCGTATGGCGGACCTCGCTCGTCCGCAATCCGTTCGTATCGCCTGAATTATGCCCGTCGATGCTATTGCGTCTTCACACTCGATTTATGCAACAACGCCCCTCATGTCTTATTTTTCGATGTCCCTCACATGAGAGAGGATTTTCAAATTTCAAGATCACGAATTGCGGATCAATAACAAATTACCGAGAAAGGCATCCCCTAACAGGGAATTTGAACTAGCCTCTAAACAACCGTATCCACTACATTTAGTGTCCGGTTGATTTTGCTAAAATCACGCGGTTAATCCGGAGAACCTCATGAAACCGCTCATTTTCGCAGCCGCGCTTGCGACGGTCGTCGCCCTCGCCGGGCCCGTATTTTCCGACGGCCAGCAGCCGAGGGACGAAGCACGGGCCCAGGCCGCGCAGAACGAAGTCACCGGCCTGCCCGATCTTACCAAAATTAACCGCCCGGGTGCTGCAGTCAGTTCGAAGGTCGGATTTGACGACATCACGCGCACGCCGAGCTTCCACGAGAAGAGTGTGAGCGGCACGGAGGTCACCGAATACCACGATCGTGGCAAGCCCGTCGAGATAGACGTGCGTTCCAACTTCGGCACGCGTTACCAAATGAGCTCGACGCCCGACATCTCGCCGCGTCCGCACCAGGGTAACGTGCCGGTCACGCGCGTACCTTCGATCAACCTGCACTACTGACGACTCATCCCGCCGCCGGCATCGCCGGCCTGGCGTAGAGCTGCTTCGCCAGGCCCTCCCGCAGCCGCCACCCCGCTCGCCGGCCTCTGCCAACCCGTTTCGACGTATCCCCGCATGGCACATGGCAGTCTTTACCGAAGTCTCTGATTCTGATCTCGCGCACTGGATGCGTCACTACGATCTCGGCGAAGTCGTCGCGTTTCGCGGTATCCCCTCCGGCATCGAGAACAGCAACTTCTTCTTGAGCACCACGCACGGCGAATACGTCCTGACCATCTTCGAGAAGCTGACCGCCGCGCAGCTTCCGTTCTACCTGGAGCTGATGCGCCATCTTGCCAGGCACGGCGTGCCGGTGCCGGACCCCGTGGTGCGCGCCGACGGCACGCTGTTTGGCGAATTCTACAGCAAGCCGGCTTCGATCGTCACAAAGCTGGAAGGTTCGGCCCAGTTCGCGCCTGGGGTCGAACACTGCGTCGAGGTCGGCCAGATGCTGGCGCGCATGCACCTAGCGGGCCGCGACTACCCGAACCGCCAGCCGAACCTGCGCAGCCTGCCCTGGTGGCAGGAGAACGTGCCCGCTATCATCCCCTTCATCGACGAAGAGCAGCGCACGCTGCTCAAGTGTGAACTCGCGCACCAGGCCGCCTTCTTCGCCTCAGACGACTACGCAGCACTGCCCGAGGGCCCCTGTCACTGCGACCTGTTCCGCGACAACGTGCTATTTGCACACGCGGTCCCCAATACCGGCCACATGGTTCGCCTGGGCGGCTTCTGCGACTTTTACTTCGCTGGCTGCGACAAGTGGCTGTTCGACGTCGCCGTCACCATCAATGACTGGTGCATCGAGCTGGCCACCGGCATGCTCGACACACGGCGCGCAGACGCGCTGCTGCGCGCCTACCAGACTGTGCGCCCATTCACCGACGACGAACGCCACCGTTGGCCCGACATGCTGCGCGCCGGCGCGTACCGGTTCTGGGTCTCGCGCCTGTATGATTTCCACCTGCCCCGCGCCGCCAAGATGCTGAAGCAGCACGATCCAAGCCATTTCGAGCGGATCCTGCGCGAACGTATCACCCATGCGCAGGAACTCCCCGAGCGAAACGCCCCATGCAACTGATCGAAGTCCCCGCCCAGACCGGTTACGTCTGGTTCCGCCAGGGCATCTGGTTGTTCCACCGCAATCCGCTGGCCTTCATCACACTGTTCTTCACCTATCTGCTGGCGATGATGATCGTCTCGCTGGTGCCGGTGATCGGCCCAGCGCTGCCCTTGCTGTTTATCCCCGGCATCTCAGTCGGCTTCATGGCGGCCTGCCGCGACACGGTGGCCGGCAAGCCTGTGCTGCCGACCATCCTAATCGACGGCTTCCGCGCCTACGGCAGCCTGACCATGCAGCGCCTGTTCACACTCGGCGGCATCTACATCGTCTCGATCACGCTGGTGTTTGCATGCTCGGCCTTAGGCGACGGCGGCATGCTGTTGCGTCTGATGTTTGGCCTGGGCGACGACAAGCCTGATCCGAACCTGATCCTGTCGATGGGCACCCTGGTCGCCCTGCTGATCTGCACCACACTCTACGTGCCGATTGCGATGATGTTCTGGTTCGCGCCGGTGCTCACCACCTGGCACGAGATCCCGCCCGTCAAGGCTCTCTTCTTCAGCGTGGTGAGCTGCTGGCGCAACCGTTGGGCCTTTACGCTGTACGGCCTGCTGTGGTTCGCGGTTGCCACCGGCGCATCGTTCAGCCTGGCCGCACTGTTGCAGGCGCTTGGCGTCGGCGTCTACGCGATGACGATCATGATGCCGGTCTCAGTGGTGATCACCGCGGCACTCTACTGCTCGTTCTACGCCACCTATCGCAGCTGCTTTGGCGTGCAGGAACAGGGCAGTACGACGACCATCCCGCCCCAGCGCTGAATTCTGCGCGTGGGCGGGCGACAGCACCGGTCTGAAGGTCTTATGGGCGAAGGTGAATAGAGAAGGTACTGCCAGCACGGCTACTCGAAGCGGCGCACGTGGCCGTAAAGTCCATCTAGCGGTCAACGCGAATACGGGTCAAGTGCATGCCGCGCTAATGACGCATCAGAATGTGGCTGACGGTGACGTTCTGGCTAAGTTGCTCGACCAGATTCCACACGAAAAACAAATCGATGTCATCGGCGGTGACGGTGCCTACGACACCAAGCCATGCCATGCGGCCATTGCTGCACGCAGGGCGTTGTTGCATAAATCAAGCGCGAGGACGCAATGGCATCGACGGGCATATTGATCACGAATTTCGGATCAATAATTTCAGACGCAATGGAACGGATTGCGGACGAGCGAGGTCCGCAATCCGTTCCATTGCGTCCTCACACTCGATTTATGCAACAACGCCCCGCTCAAGCTAAAGCTCATTCGGTCTTAGCGTCGCGGCGCAGTAGCCTGATCACGGCATCGCGCGGGGCCACGCCATCGAACAGCATGCTACAAACCGCCTCGGTGATCGGCATGTCGATCGCCTGGGCCTGCGTGAGGCCCAGCACCGTACGCGCGCAGCGCACGCCCTCGGCGACATGGCCGAGCGCCTGGAGGATTTCCTCAAGCGAGAGGCCTTGCGCGAGCTGCTGACCAACCTTGCGGTTGCGCGACAGGTCGCCAGTGGCCGTTAAGATCAGGTCGCCAAGCCCTGTGAGC encodes:
- a CDS encoding BPSS1780 family membrane protein: MQLIEVPAQTGYVWFRQGIWLFHRNPLAFITLFFTYLLAMMIVSLVPVIGPALPLLFIPGISVGFMAACRDTVAGKPVLPTILIDGFRAYGSLTMQRLFTLGGIYIVSITLVFACSALGDGGMLLRLMFGLGDDKPDPNLILSMGTLVALLICTTLYVPIAMMFWFAPVLTTWHEIPPVKALFFSVVSCWRNRWAFTLYGLLWFAVATGASFSLAALLQALGVGVYAMTIMMPVSVVITAALYCSFYATYRSCFGVQEQGSTTTIPPQR
- a CDS encoding homoserine kinase; translated protein: MAVFTEVSDSDLAHWMRHYDLGEVVAFRGIPSGIENSNFFLSTTHGEYVLTIFEKLTAAQLPFYLELMRHLARHGVPVPDPVVRADGTLFGEFYSKPASIVTKLEGSAQFAPGVEHCVEVGQMLARMHLAGRDYPNRQPNLRSLPWWQENVPAIIPFIDEEQRTLLKCELAHQAAFFASDDYAALPEGPCHCDLFRDNVLFAHAVPNTGHMVRLGGFCDFYFAGCDKWLFDVAVTINDWCIELATGMLDTRRADALLRAYQTVRPFTDDERHRWPDMLRAGAYRFWVSRLYDFHLPRAAKMLKQHDPSHFERILRERITHAQELPERNAPCN
- a CDS encoding transposase encodes the protein MNREGTASTATRSGARGRKVHLAVNANTGQVHAALMTHQNVADGDVLAKLLDQIPHEKQIDVIGGDGAYDTKPCHAAIAARRALLHKSSARTQWHRRAY